Part of the Solwaraspora sp. WMMA2065 genome is shown below.
CCCGCACGTCGTCGTCGCGGACCGCCTGGGTGAACACGTACACGATCGCCTCGGCCCCGGACACCGCCCCGACCGAGTCACCGTCGATGCCGGCGTCGAACGGCGCCGTGTCGTCCACCACCGGGCCGCCGCCACCGCCCGGCGCACCGGCCTGCCCGGCGAACAGGAACTGCCGCGCCGACTCGCTCACCCCGGCGCTGGTCGACGACAACCCCGGCGTGTCGATCACCGTCATTTCCCGCAGCCGGTCACTGGTCAACGTGACGTCGACGAACGCGACCTGCGCCCGCGGCACCCCCAGCCGCTGCGGAATCACCCCCGTCGCGTCCAGCGGCAGGCTCACCCGGGTGCCGTCCCGGCGTACCACGTCGACCCGGTCGGCCGTGCCGTACCGGAACTGGGTCACCACCCGGGTGCACTCACCCACCTCGGTCGGCGCCACCCGCCGCCCGATCAACGCGTTCACCAGCGTCGACTTACCGGCCTTCAATCGGCCGGCGATCGCCACCCGCAGCGGCTCGTCCAGCCGCCGCCGCACCCGCAGCACCTCACCGCCGACGGCCGCGCTCACCCGGGGACCCACTTCGTCACACAACGCGGCGACCCGGCCACTCAACGGACCGGCGTTCATGGCCGACCCCCCGCCGCCCGGTCAACGGCGACGACGGGCATCCGACGGCGGCACACACTCATCTCGCTGGTCGTCCTCCCGACAGCACGGCATCCGGTGGTGCGCCCACCACCGGCATCCACCGTACGAATATCCTCACCGGCGCAGGATCCCATGTTCGTGCCAACCTCGCCCGGCGGGGCCACGAGCCGTAGCAGCGGGGGAGGAGGACAAGTGCGGCACCCAGCCGGCGGACACCCCGCCCGCACCCGACCCGACGGCATCACCGCCGGCGGCAGCGTCCCCACCGGGACCGTCGCCGACGCCGTGACCGCCGCCACGCAACGGCTGACCCGCCCCGGGATCGTCGTCCTGACCGGGCCACCCGGCTGCGGACGCAGCACCCTGCTGCGCCGGGTCGCCGCCGCCGCCACCGGGCCCGTCCACACCGGCGGCGGCCTCGCCGCCCTCAGCCACGTCCCGGCGTTCCCCCTCAGCCACGCCCTGCGGGTACGGCTGCCCGGCCACGACACCGCGCTGCTCGCCGAAGCCGTCCGCTCCCGGGTCCGCCACGGCCTGCTCGTCCTCGACGACCTGCAGTGGGCCGACCCGGCGACCGTCGCCGCCCTGCCCGGCATCGCCCGGCACTGCCGGGTCGTCGCCGCCCTGCGCACCCCGCACCAACTGCCCGACGCCGCGCTCGACCCGCTGCGCGGCGACACCGGCCTGTGGCTGACCGTGCCGGCACCCGACCCGGACACCCTCGCCGACCTGATCCGACGCACCGCACCCGCACTCGACCCGACCACCGTCGCCGCGGTGGCCCGCCACGCCGGCGGCAACCCGCTCGCCGCCACCGCCCTGGCCCGCCACGCCGCCCGTACCGGCACCCCACCCACCGCCGGCGTCCCCGGCGGCGACCTCGATCAGGTCGGCTACGCCGTCGCCGCCGCACTGGCCGCCCTCACCCGCCCCGCCCGCACCGCACTGGCCGCCCTCGGCCTGCTCGGCCACGGCGCCCCGGCGGCCCTGCTCGGCGACGGCGTCACCGAACTCGCCGCCGCCGCCCTGGTCCACACCGCCGCCGACGACCTGGTCACCCCGACCTCGCCGTACCAGGCCGCCGTCGCCGCCGGTCTGCTCGACGACCCGGCCCGCCGCGCCCTGCACCGCCGCCTCGCCGACCTCGTCACCGACCCGCTGGCCGCCGCCCGGCACCTCGCCGCCGCCGGTGACACCACCACCGCCTACCGGCGGGCGGTCACCGCCGCCGACACCGCCGCTACCGGCGGCGCCCGCGCCGAGCTGCTGCTGTTCGCCAGCGCACAACCCGACGCCACCGAACCGGTCCGCCGCGCCGCCGCTTCGGCCGCGCTGACCGCCGGGCGGCCCCGCCGCGCCGCCGACCTGCTCACCGGTGGCGCCCTGCCCACCCCCGACACCGCCGTGCTGCGCGCCGAGGCACTACTGCAGGCCGGCAAACCGACCGCCGCCCGCGCCGCCGCCGCGCCGGTGCCCGACGACGCCCCACCACCGGTGGTCGCCGCCCGCGACCGGGTCCTGCTGCTCGCCGACCTGGCCACCGACCCCACCTCCGCCGCCGCCCGCGCCACCACGATCACCCGCCGGCACGGACCCGAACCGGCCCACCTGGGGCTACGTGCCGCACTCGCCGCCACCGCCGCCGCCGGACGCCGACCCGGCTGGGAGTACGCCCTCGCCGGCACCGCAGCGGCCGCCGGCGCCGCCGGTGACCTGCTCACCGCCCGGTGGACCGCCTGGCATCTGGTGCAGGCCCTCGCCGGTGACGGGCGACTCACCGAGGCCGCGCAGGCGGCGCAGGCGGCGGCCGCCGCCTGCGCCGCCGACCTCGCCTACAGCTGGCAGGTCCGGTTCACCGCCGCCCGGCTGTGGTGCCTCGCCCTGCGCGGCGGCCCGCCCCCGAGCCCGACCGCCGACGGCACCGGTCCAGCCGTCGCCCCGCAGCCCGGAGACGATGCCGGGCTGCCACCGGCGGTCGGCGACGACCTGCTGCGCGCCGCCGTCGACCTGACCGACCGCACCCTGCCGGCCGCCGCCCGCGACTACGCCGTCGCCGCCGCCGGCCTACTCGAAGCCGACGGCGGCCTGCTCGCCCCGGCCCGCGCCCGGCTCACCGGTGCCCCCGGCATCCCCAGCACCACCACCGCCGTGCTGGACTGGGTGGCCCGGGAAGCCGCCTGGCTCGACGGCCAACCGGACCAGGCCACCACCGGGGCACCCCACGCCCCCGTACCGCCGCTGGTCGACGGGCTGCGGCGGATCACCGCCCACTGGGCCGCGCACGACGGCGCCGGACCCGCCACCCCGCCGGACGGCACTCCGGCGGCGGCGTTTCCGCCGCCGGCCGCCGCCACCGTCACCGCGTGGACCGCCGGCGACCCACGGCAGTTCGCCCACGCCGCCGACACCTGGCGCGACGTCGCCGTCCGCGAGCAGGTCCGCTGCCTGCTCGCCCATGGCCTGCACGAACCCGACCCCGCTCAGGCGGTGCCCGCCCTGCTGGCCGCCGAGTCCCTCGCCGACCACGCCGGACTGGTCGTCCTGCTCGGCCGGGTCCGCCGCGCCCTGCGCCGGCACGCGGTACGCCGCGACGAACGCGGCCCCCGCAGCGGCGACCTGCTCACCGTGCGGGAACGCGACGTGCTGCGGCTGGTCGCCCAAGGCGAACCCACCCGCCGGATCGCCAACCAACTCGGCATCTCCACCGAAACCGTGGAAACCCACGTCCGCGCCGGAATGCGTAAACTCGGTGCCCGCACCCGTACCGAGGCCGCGGCCCTGGCCATGGAGCCCGACCGATGAGCGACCCGCCGCGCTACGTCCTCGACAGCGCCGCCGACGCCACCACGGTGCTGCGCCGACTGGCCCGCGACGGCTGGACCACCCGGGAAGGGTTCGCCGTCACCGACCCGACCTGGGACCTCACCACCGCCCGGCTCGCCCTGTACGGGCGGGTCCCGGACACCGACACCGTCGCCCTGGTGGTCCTCGCCGCCGCCCGGGGCACCGCCGTCGTCGCCATCTGCGACCCGGCCGGTGACCTCGGCCGCGCCCTGGTCGACGACCTGTCCCGCCTCGGCCCGGTGCTGCGCCACGCCGAGGCCGACCCGCCGGATGCGGCAGCCACCGACACCGTCACCCTCGTACCCGAGCAGCGGGCCCTGCTGGAACGGCTCGCCAACGGCGAGACCATCGCCGCCGCCGCAGCGGCCGAGTTCCTGTCGCTGCGTACCGCGAACCGGCGCATCGCCCAGGCCCGCGCCGCCCTCGGGGTCCGCACCACCCGCGAGGCCGTCCTCGCCTACCTGCGGCAACGACCGGCACCCTGAGCCGGAGCGGGGCGCTCACGCCCGGTCACATCCGCCGTCAGGTCGCGTCCGGAGCCGGGTCGGCCTGGTCGGCGTCGTCGGCGGCCAGCACGTCGGCGGTCGCCGCGTCCGGTACCACGGCGCCCCGGCCGCGCCGGTGCCGCCGGCTCAGGTCCACCGGCCGGGTGGGGTCGACATGCCGGGGCGTCGCCGGCTCGTCGGGCCGCAACCCGGCCAGGGTGTCGGTGATCGCGTCCACGATCCGCACCGTCGCCCGCTGCGCGGCACCCGGGCGGGCCGGGTCGATCCCGGACAGGTCCACCGGCGGCCCGAACCGGACCGTGACCACCGGACGGCGCAGCATCGACCGCAGCACCGCCCGGACCAGGCCGCGGGGCGCCGCCCACGGCAGCACCACGTGCGCCCCCCACTGCGCCACCGGCACCACCACCGCGCCGCTGGCCAACGCGAGCCGGGCGGTACCGGACTTGCCGCGCTCCGGCCACATCTGCGGGTCCAGCCCGATGCGTCCCTCCGGGTACACCAGGACCACCGAACCGTCGGCCACCGCCCGCGCGGCCGACCCCAACGCCTCGGCGACCGTACTGGTTCGCCGGTCCACCCGGATGTGCCCGGCCCGGCGCATCACCGGACCGACCAGCGGCGCCCGGAACAACCCGCCGGTGGCCAGCACCCGGGGTGCGACCCGCCGCACCTGGCAGGCGGCGGCCAGCACAACCGGGTCGAACGGGCTGATGTGGTTGGCGGCCAGGATCAACGGGCCGTCGCGTACCTCGTCGGGCACGTCGCCGCTGACCCGTAGCCGGGCGACCAGCGCGACGACCAGCCGGGCGGTGACCTGCAGCACCCGCCACAGCAGCGGGGCCCGCCAGCGGGGCGGCGGGGCGGCGGTGTCGTCCATCGACCGTCGATCGTCGCACAGCCGGGCCGGTCGGTGGATCCCGCCGCCGGGACGGACGTCCCGGGGGAGAGGGGACCTCCGGCCCTGGCCGCCAGAACGACAGGTTGTAGTATGTACTACGCTTCGTAGTATCTAGATGGGGGAGCCGTGGACGCGCTCGACATAGCCCGCTGGCAGTTCGGTGTCACCACCGTCTACCACTTCCTGTTCGTCCCACTCACCATCGGACTCAGCCTCCTCGTCGCCATCCTGCAGACCGCCTGGCACCGCACCGGCGACGACCGCTACCTCAAACTCACCAAGTTCTACGGAAAACTCTTCCTCATCAACTTCGCCATGGGCATCGTCACCGGCATCGTGCAGGAATTCCAGTTCGGCATGAACTGGAGCGACTACTCCCGCTTCGTCGGCGACATCTTCGGCGTACCACTCGCCATCGAAGCCCTCCTCGCCTTCTTCCTCGAATCCACCTTCCTCGGACTCTGGATATTCGGCTGGGGGAGACTCCCCAAGGCACTGCACCTCGCCACCATCTGGCTCGCCTCATTCGGCAGCATCATCAGCGCCTGGTTCATCCTCGCCGCCAACTCCTGGATGCAGAACCCCGTCGGCTACCGCATCAACCCCGACACCGGCCGCGCCGAACTCACCGACTTCATCGCCGTACTCACCAACAAGGTCACCCTCATCACCTTCCCGCACACCCTCGCCGGCTGCTTCATGGTCGCCGGCGCCCTCGTCCTGGCCGTCGCCCTCTGGCACCTCGTCCGCCACCCCGACGGCCCCGACACCCCCGCCTTCCGCACCGCCACCAAACTCGGCGCCTGGACCACCATCCTCGCCACCGCCGCCGTCATCGGCACCGGCGACATCCAAGGCAAGATCATGACCCAGGTCCAACCCATGAAAATGGCCGCCGCCGAAGCCCTCTACACCACCGAAAGCCCCGCGTCCTTCTCCATCGTCACCGTCGGCACCCTCGACGGCAGCCGCGAAATCTGGACCCTCAAAATCCCGTACCTGCTGTCCTGGCTGTCCACCGGCGACCCCACCGGCGAAGTCCAGGGCATCAACGACCTGCAGGCCCAGTACGCCGCCCAGTACGGCCCCGGCAGCTACACCCCGATCATCCCCGTCACCTACTGGAGCTTCCGCTTCATGATCGGATTCGGCCTCGCCACCGCCGCCATCGCCCTCTGGGCCCTCTGGACCACCCGCCGCGGCCGCACCCCCACCAGCCGCTGGCTGCTGCGCGCCGGCCTCACCCTGCCCGTCCTGCCCCTGCTCGCCAACACCTTCGGCTGGATCTTCACCGAAATGGGCCGCCAACCCTGGATCGTCTTCGGCGAAATGCTCACCCGCGACGGCGTCAGCCGCAGCGTCTCCCTCACCGAAGTCGTCACCTCTTTCACCGCCTTCACCCTCATCTACGCCACCCTCGCCGTCATCGAAGTCAAACTCCTCATCCGCTACGCCCGCAACGGCCTACCCGACCTCACCGACCCGCCACCACCGGACGACACCGACGACACCACCACCGACCGGCCCCTCGCCGCCACCCACTGACCACCAACCGGAGACCCCTCGTGGAACTCACCACCGTCTGGTTCGGGCTCATCGCCGTCCTGTTCACCGGATACTTCATCCTCGAAGGATTCGACTTCGGCGTCGGCGTCCTCGCCCGCCTCATCGGCCGCACCGAAACCGAACGACGCGCCGCGCTGAGCACCATCGGACCCGTCTGGGACGGCAACGAGGTCTGGCTCATCACCGCAGGCGGCGCCATGTTCGCCGCCTTCCCCGAGTGGTACGCCACCCTGTTCTCCGGCTTCTACCTACCGCTGCTGCTCATCCTCATCGCCCTCATCCTGCGCGGCGTCGCCCTCGAATACCGTGACAAACGCCCCGAAACCCACTGGCGGACCCGCTGGGACAACACCATCCTCGCCGGCTCCGTCATCCCCGCCGCGCTCTGGGGCGTCGCCTTCGCCAACATCGTCGCCGGCGTACCACTGGACGCCGACCACGAATACACCGGCACCCTGCTCGCCCTGCTCAACCCGTACGCCCTGCTCGGCGGCGCCACCACCACCGCGTTGTTCATCACCCACGGCGCCGTCTTCCTCGCCCTCAAGACCACCGATCACCTGCGCCACCGCGCCCGCCGCGTCGCCAGCTGGACCGGCCTGGCCGCCGTCGCCCTCGCCGGCACCTTCCTCACCTGGACCCTCACCATCCGCGCCAACCCCACCGCCGTCGCCCTCGCCGTCACCGCGGCGCTCGCCCTCGTCGCCGGGCTGGCCGCCAATCAGGTACGCCGCGAAGGATGGGCCTTCACCGGCACCGCCACCGCCATCGGCCTCGCCGTCGCCGCCCTGTTCGCCACCCTGTTCCCGACCGTCCTACCGTCCACCACCGACCCCGCCGGCACCCTCACCACCACCAACGCCGCGTCCACCCCCTACACCCTGACCATCATGACCTGGGTCGCCGCCGCGCTCACCCCCGTCGTTCTGCTCTACCAGGGCTGGACCTACTGGATCTTCCGCCGCCGCGTCAGCGTCACCGACCAGCCCAGCCACTGACCCGCGCCACGTCGACCTGTCGCTGGCGAAGCCGTCGCGCACCGTCGATGCCTGCTGGACCATCCGCCGTGTCGAGCGGACACCGACGGTGCGCGACGACGTCAACCGACCTCCGGCAACTCCGCCAACCGTGCCTCCACCTCAGCCAGCTCCGCCCGCAACTTCTCCGCCTGCCGCTGTGCCTCGGCCCGCTCCGCCGCCAGGATCTGCTCCACAGCCTCATGGACTCCCGGCACGTCCACCAACGCCACCATCTTCAACGCCTCGGCCGGCCGGACCACGTACGGCTTCGCCAACGCCTTCGCCCCCTGCGTCGCCGCCACCGTCCACTCGCCGTCGGTGTACGCCAACGTCACCGTCAACCCGGCCGGCGCCTTCGGCTTGGCAGCCTTCGCCGCCCGCCGCACCGGCTTGTCCGTACCAGCATCCACCGTGGACCCCTCCGTGTCCTCCCGACGCGCCACCGGTGGCACCGGCGGCGGCTCACCCAACTTGAACTCCGGCTCCGCCACCGGCTCCACCGGCTCCGGCTCCGGTTTCGACTCCGCCCGCCGACCCGCCGCGCCCCGCGGCGCCACCACCAGATCAGCGGGGGAGAACGGCAACTCGTCACGACCGAACCGCACCACCACCCACTCGTCGGACACCGCCGGGTCACCCAGACCCACCACCTGACCGACCTGACCGGCGATCTGCCCCGCCGACTCGGTGAACATCACCTTCGGCTTACGGCCGGCGGACACCGCCTCCCGGATCACCCCCAGCTCCTCATCCGACAACCCACCCGCAACAGCACCCGCGGCAGCCATGACACCCTTTCCGTACACCTGTTTGAGTGCTGACCTTCCTACCAGCCGCCGCCGACACCGTCGACCGCGACCCCACCACCCACGATCACCCCGGCCCGGCAGCACCACCCCACACCCCACGCACCCGGTCAGCCACGAACAGACCCTGCCGGTACCCGGCCCGCGCCGCCCCCGGCCGCCGTGCCGGATCCAGCAGCCGCCGCCCGATCGCCCGCCGCGCCCACCGGTCCGGCGACACCACCACCACATCCGCCGACAGCGCCGCCACCTGGCGCGACACCGGCCGCAGATGACCCAGCCCCCAACTGATCGGCGCCAGCACCACCACCGACGAGAACCCGGCGGCCAGATCCGCGTTCGTCGCCGACCGCATCCCACCGTCGACGAACCGCCGACCACCGATACGCACCGGCGGCCACACCCCCGGCACCGCACAACTCGCCGACACCGCATCCACCAGATCCGCCCCGCACCCCGGACCGCCGAACACCACGAGTTCCCCCGAGTCCGCGTCCACCGCCGTCACCCACAACCGCCGCCGCGGCCACGACCACGACGGCAACGCCTCCTCGAACACCGGCCGCCGTGACACCCCCGACCTGGCCGCCGACACCGCGTACCGGCCGATCCTCACCCGCGCCCGGCGGCCGTCCCGGGCAGCCACCGCCG
Proteins encoded:
- the cydB gene encoding cytochrome d ubiquinol oxidase subunit II: MELTTVWFGLIAVLFTGYFILEGFDFGVGVLARLIGRTETERRAALSTIGPVWDGNEVWLITAGGAMFAAFPEWYATLFSGFYLPLLLILIALILRGVALEYRDKRPETHWRTRWDNTILAGSVIPAALWGVAFANIVAGVPLDADHEYTGTLLALLNPYALLGGATTTALFITHGAVFLALKTTDHLRHRARRVASWTGLAAVALAGTFLTWTLTIRANPTAVALAVTAALALVAGLAANQVRREGWAFTGTATAIGLAVAALFATLFPTVLPSTTDPAGTLTTTNAASTPYTLTIMTWVAAALTPVVLLYQGWTYWIFRRRVSVTDQPSH
- a CDS encoding cytochrome ubiquinol oxidase subunit I — translated: MDALDIARWQFGVTTVYHFLFVPLTIGLSLLVAILQTAWHRTGDDRYLKLTKFYGKLFLINFAMGIVTGIVQEFQFGMNWSDYSRFVGDIFGVPLAIEALLAFFLESTFLGLWIFGWGRLPKALHLATIWLASFGSIISAWFILAANSWMQNPVGYRINPDTGRAELTDFIAVLTNKVTLITFPHTLAGCFMVAGALVLAVALWHLVRHPDGPDTPAFRTATKLGAWTTILATAAVIGTGDIQGKIMTQVQPMKMAAAEALYTTESPASFSIVTVGTLDGSREIWTLKIPYLLSWLSTGDPTGEVQGINDLQAQYAAQYGPGSYTPIIPVTYWSFRFMIGFGLATAAIALWALWTTRRGRTPTSRWLLRAGLTLPVLPLLANTFGWIFTEMGRQPWIVFGEMLTRDGVSRSVSLTEVVTSFTAFTLIYATLAVIEVKLLIRYARNGLPDLTDPPPPDDTDDTTTDRPLAATH
- a CDS encoding LuxR C-terminal-related transcriptional regulator is translated as MRHPAGGHPARTRPDGITAGGSVPTGTVADAVTAATQRLTRPGIVVLTGPPGCGRSTLLRRVAAAATGPVHTGGGLAALSHVPAFPLSHALRVRLPGHDTALLAEAVRSRVRHGLLVLDDLQWADPATVAALPGIARHCRVVAALRTPHQLPDAALDPLRGDTGLWLTVPAPDPDTLADLIRRTAPALDPTTVAAVARHAGGNPLAATALARHAARTGTPPTAGVPGGDLDQVGYAVAAALAALTRPARTALAALGLLGHGAPAALLGDGVTELAAAALVHTAADDLVTPTSPYQAAVAAGLLDDPARRALHRRLADLVTDPLAAARHLAAAGDTTTAYRRAVTAADTAATGGARAELLLFASAQPDATEPVRRAAASAALTAGRPRRAADLLTGGALPTPDTAVLRAEALLQAGKPTAARAAAAPVPDDAPPPVVAARDRVLLLADLATDPTSAAARATTITRRHGPEPAHLGLRAALAATAAAGRRPGWEYALAGTAAAAGAAGDLLTARWTAWHLVQALAGDGRLTEAAQAAQAAAAACAADLAYSWQVRFTAARLWCLALRGGPPPSPTADGTGPAVAPQPGDDAGLPPAVGDDLLRAAVDLTDRTLPAAARDYAVAAAGLLEADGGLLAPARARLTGAPGIPSTTTAVLDWVAREAAWLDGQPDQATTGAPHAPVPPLVDGLRRITAHWAAHDGAGPATPPDGTPAAAFPPPAAATVTAWTAGDPRQFAHAADTWRDVAVREQVRCLLAHGLHEPDPAQAVPALLAAESLADHAGLVVLLGRVRRALRRHAVRRDERGPRSGDLLTVRERDVLRLVAQGEPTRRIANQLGISTETVETHVRAGMRKLGARTRTEAAALAMEPDR
- a CDS encoding patatin-like phospholipase family protein; amino-acid sequence: MAGTRALVLGSGGVTGVAWQLGVLSGLARAGVELGGADLVIGTSAGAVVGAQLCSGVDLARLYAGQLVPGESSPDRMGPGAVSCLLWSAVAARDGRRARVRIGRYAVSAARSGVSRRPVFEEALPSWSWPRRRLWVTAVDADSGELVVFGGPGCGADLVDAVSASCAVPGVWPPVRIGGRRFVDGGMRSATNADLAAGFSSVVVLAPISWGLGHLRPVSRQVAALSADVVVVSPDRWARRAIGRRLLDPARRPGAARAGYRQGLFVADRVRGVWGGAAGPG
- a CDS encoding lysophospholipid acyltransferase family protein, with the protein product MDDTAAPPPRWRAPLLWRVLQVTARLVVALVARLRVSGDVPDEVRDGPLILAANHISPFDPVVLAAACQVRRVAPRVLATGGLFRAPLVGPVMRRAGHIRVDRRTSTVAEALGSAARAVADGSVVLVYPEGRIGLDPQMWPERGKSGTARLALASGAVVVPVAQWGAHVVLPWAAPRGLVRAVLRSMLRRPVVTVRFGPPVDLSGIDPARPGAAQRATVRIVDAITDTLAGLRPDEPATPRHVDPTRPVDLSRRHRRGRGAVVPDAATADVLAADDADQADPAPDAT
- a CDS encoding LuxR family transcriptional regulator codes for the protein MSDPPRYVLDSAADATTVLRRLARDGWTTREGFAVTDPTWDLTTARLALYGRVPDTDTVALVVLAAARGTAVVAICDPAGDLGRALVDDLSRLGPVLRHAEADPPDAAATDTVTLVPEQRALLERLANGETIAAAAAAEFLSLRTANRRIAQARAALGVRTTREAVLAYLRQRPAP